The segment CATACTGTTTACgctggggatcgaacctaggGCTTTACATATGCCAGATGAGCACCCCACCAACTGAGCTATGTCCAAGGGCATCAGCTGCATCTCAGGCTGGGCGAGAGGAGCCAGGAGCTCACATCCTCCCTGGGGCCCGGGGCCCTCACCATCATAGTTTTCAGCTTCTAGCTGCAGCCTCCAATCTTCATCACGCAGCTCCTCTTCGTTCCCTGGGTTGGGTTGGGGGTCCGTGGCAACAGGGGCATGGCTGGTGTCTGGGGTGTGGTCCTGGCTCTGAGTGAGGTAGGTATCTGAGGCATCTCTTGGGTGGCTGGGACGGGGCTGAAGCAGTacatatgcacacgtgtgtgcccTCACACGGCAGGCCAAGTGCAGTGCTGTGTGGCCCCCTCTCTCAGTCACCAACACTCCTGCGCCAGCTGCATAGAGTTTCTCTACTGTAGATGCCTCTCCAAGGATGGCTGCTAGGTGCAGGGCTGTCTACAGGGATAGAGGGAAGGGGTTAGGGCCACACTGACAATGCTGGACCCGGCTCCCTACAGCAAACATCCCCAGTGGCTCACTTGGCCTAGGTCGTTCTGCAAGTCCAGGTACTCAGTGCCGGCAGAGAAGCCCAGGAGGAAATCCAGGAAGGGCTCGTGCTGATGTATCACGGCCAAGTGCAGGGCTCTGGGGACAAAGGCAAAGGTCAGTAACACAGAGTGTCTTCTATGTGCTGCAAACTGTGGCCACAGTTGGAAACATTTCAGTGTTTGGGAGAGTCAGGGGGCAGAAGGTAATCCAGAAACTTTGTCTGACGGGGTTGGTGTTCTGAGATAAGATGGTCTTCATAAGTTGCCCACACTGACCTTGAGTTCAagtccctcctgcctcagcttcctgagtggcAAGGTTGACAAGCCTGTGCAAATAGGCCCCAGCTACCGACTTTGTTTCACCAGTATTTACTGAGTAATATAATCAGGTGTAATAGCTCTAATGCTAGTACGTGGGAAAACTAAAGTAGGAGGattgttagttcaaggccagactgaactacatggtgagttctaaaCCAGCAGTGTTAAATGCTAAATAATGAgattctatcacacacacacacacacacacacacacacacacacacacagaaacacatagacacagaaacacaccacacacacacagacacatacaccacacatacacaccacacacaccatatacacacacacatcacatacaccacacacacaacacacacacaccacgcacacacacacaccatatatacacacacatcactcataccacacacacacacacacacacacacacgcacacacacacatacatgcacacagatctAATAACAAGGAGAAGTAGCAACAGATGGATCCATAGACTGGTGATCTCAATAGGTCTCTGTCACCAACTGTTTgaataaacagaaaaacaggaacaGAGTCAACTTGAAAGGCACCGTTCTTCAGGAGCGGCCGCCTTGACTCTGCAGTTGTGTGGACTGAATCTAAGGTAGCGGGCATGCAGGGAAGCTCTGTGCCACCGAGTTTCCTCCTGTTGGTTCCCTTTATTGTGAAACAGGGCCTTGCTATGAAtgtccccaggctggccttgaatttactctCTTCCTAGGCAGGCCCTAACCTTGAACTCCTCCTGTCTCCGTCTTCTTTGTGGCTGGAATTACACACCCAGCTTTGAACAACACTGCTAACCAACATTACCTCTAAGTCACGCATCATCAGAATGAAATCTGTGGGACACAGTTCCTGAGAGCCCTtgcctaacactcaggaggccctgggtttgatggcCAGCACCGCTAGAAAAAAACCAGAGACCGCAAATCAGACAAAGCATGTTCTCTGCCCTCAGTGAAATGAAATTTAAAGCCGGTGACAGAAAGAGGTCTGGAAAGTCCTCCAAGTGTGGAAAATGAATGTACTTCTTTATTACCTACTGGCTGAAGGAGAAatcaaaagagaaattaaaaaatatactcaattatgctaaaaacaaaacacagtctaTCAGAAGTTCTCCAGAGGAAATATGTACAGCATTCCGAGcacattagaaaagaagaaaggtgggttggggatttagctcagtagtagagcgcttgcctagcaagcacaaggccctgggttcggtccccagctccgaaaaaaagaaaaagaaaaaacaaaaaacaaaaaaaaagaaaagaagaaaggtgaGCTAGGCAGTGGCTTACTTGGGAGTGCTAGCTTAGCACACATAAGGCTCAACCCCAACTCTGCAGAAACCAGCCTTGCACCACCTTGCCTGGAATCCCAGGCAGGAAGGCCAAGAGTTTAAGGCTAGGGtaggagggatggctcagcagttaagagcactgattgctcttccagaggtcttgagttcaattcccagcaaccacatggtggctcccaaccatctgtaatggggtctgatgccctcttctggtgtgtctgaagacagctacagtgtacttatatataataaataaataaacctttaaaaacaaaaaaaccacttgttgctcttgcagaggacccagacttgatttccagcacctacattgtggctcacagccatccctacctccagttccaggggctccaacaAGCACAAACACagtccacatacatgtacacaggtaAAACAGTCATACGCATAAAGTAAATTATTTGGAAGGTAATGGCAAatgtatctctgagttcaaggccagtttggtctgcAGAAAGAGTTCTgggacagtctgggctacacagagaaaccctatctcaaaacaaaaacaaaaacaaaaaacaacaacaacaaaaaacaaataaaataaaataaaccaaagacAAGTTTCATAGTGTGGACAGAATTTCTTAAAGGCAACACCTGTCGATAAAaaaaagcctatggccaatgagctgagggaGGAAACAGGTGGGACACtgccaggaagagagagagaattctgggaaatggTGAGGAAAAAAGGGAGATGCAGGGAGAGGCACTGGAGGGGTCACTGAGACACTGAGAAAGACGACGCTAAGGAAGAGGCAGGCTGGAGACTGCAGGAAAGGTAACCACGTGGAAGACATAGGATAGTTTGAATGCGTTAAATAGGTTATAAGTTAGccagggaatgagccaaagcttgTAGCCAAGGCATTTATTAATGAATAATTAGTGCCAGAGTCCTTGTTGGGAGCTAAATGGCTgaatcaattatttttattattttttacagtagtgttcaaggctagcctgggctacatagtaagacactgACGAAAAAGGGGGTGGAGTGGGTGGCTGGGGAACTATTTTGTAAGTAAAGCACAGTGACCTTagttcagaacccacataaaaaaaagctgggtgtggttgtAAGTATTTATAATCCTAACACTAGGAGATCCCTGGAGTAGAGCACAGAGGCgcacacctttggtcccagcactcaggacatagaggcagatggatctttatgagtttgaggccagtctggtctacatagtgagttccaggtcagccaccctgtctcaaagaggaggaggagggtggggagcaaGAGACAAGGTTCTCTcaggccagctagtctagcctaTGTGGTTagtgcgaacacacacacacacacacacacacacacacacacacacacacacacgcacatcccTGAGCTGGATGTAGTGATACACACTTGGGAGGTGGACACAGGAGAATgaaaagttcaaagccatcctcagctacaacctgaaggctagcatgggctacacaagactgtcaaaaacaaacaagcaaaacaaaacaaaacaaaacaaaaaaaaaaaaaaaaagaggggggttggggatttagctcagtggtagagcgcttgcctaggaagcgcaaggccctgggttcggtccccagctccgaaaaaaagaacaaaaaaaaaaaaaaaaaggataaagaaattacaaaaattaaataacCAGAGGGAAACAATAAAGGAACAAGGGCCAATAAAGTAGAAAgtgaaaaattagaaaattaaggAAACTACTCCTGGCTCTTTAAGATGAGTGTTTATTGGGTTCCCCTCATGGGTCAGGCACTGAGTCACTGGGTATACGCAATGAGCACAAAGGACAAGAAAATCCCGGGTACACTCCCTTACACACACTGTCACCACAGCCATCCCTTCTCCCCAGTTTATCTACTAATCAACATTTCCTGctccacaccccccccccaggctccctctcctccttttccttatcCCTCCTTTTTGATACCGGTCTTCCCAGGCTCTCCTCAgactagcaatcctcctgcctcagccccttaAGAGCTGGGATgacaagtgtgtaccaccacattcAGCTAAACTAAAACCAGGGATTGAAAGGTGGTAGTTAGGGAGAGACGTTTGGCTAACAGATGAATCCATCTTCATAGAATCGAGCTTCTAAattttatgtagctctggctggccggCATCTCAATCAggtggccccaaactcacagagatcaacctgcctttgcctcccaactTCTGTGAGGCCCATGACACCCAGTAGCTCGGTTTCTCAATTGCAGGGTCAGTGCTGGATGTGTCAGCGTCGTAGACTCAGGGTCAAGAATTAATTTTGGAAATCAAAATCTGGCTTATACAAGAATAGCCAAAGACCAAAGACCACATCTGGAAGCAAGAGGTCAGAAGATGTGGGAACTAGAGTGGTCAGAAAGGTTCAGACCCGATTTGGGGATCGTAAGCTCAAATTTAAGAGTTCAGAAAAGTTGAGACACTTGACTGTGAGTGAAAACGGACTAGTCTCACAATTTAGTGATTGGTGGTTATGGGTCAGGAAGTCCAGCATCAGAAATCAGAGTTAGGAACGAGAAGATAAGAAGCCACAGAAATCATAGGCTAATGGAGACTCAGGTAAGATCCCTAGGGTAAATTGGTAATTTAAGGTTTACTCACGTGTCCCCATCCTCAGTGACGTAGCCAAAGACTAAGGGCGCCCAAGACAGCTCTGGGCTAAGCTCTGCGACCAGACCTGGTCCTCCGGGAGCTGCTGCGTCGGGACCTAGAGAGCCCAGGCCACTGTCGCACCATTCATCGGCGTCTGCAGTTTTCCCCAAGCACGCGACCCCGGCCATTGCCCCTGCCACCTCGGGTGGCCCCCTGCGGTCGCCTGCCTGACGCTGGGTTCTGCCGAGAGCTCCAGCGCTTCCGCCCTATTGGGAATTCCCCAACACGCCCCCTCATATACCCAATCAAACTGTGTTAAATAGCCACACCCCGCCTCTGTACTGCACCAGAACCAATCAGAATAATGAGATGGACATTCGCTCGCTGAGTTTCCCCAGATTTTCCAGACGCCCTTTATTAATATGGCCGCCGGCGCCAAGCCTTTTGGGATTTGTAGTTTGATAACGTGAGGGGAGCACCGTATGAAAGCGGTTACGGGACCGCGTTGCCTGTCGGGAGTTGTATTTTTCTATCCTCTCTCGGCTCCTTCTTGTTTCCGCTGCCGTCACGGGACAGAGCAGTCGGTGACAGTCCCGAGAGCCCCCACCCCGTTCCCATGGCCGAGCCGGACCGTGAGTTAGGGGCCctggtgggagggtgggagggtcgGGCCGCGCCGGGGCCTGGCTTTGGGCTGCAGGCCCCGGGGCCCGCGGGCAGGTCGGTGGggtgggagacagaggctgcctgAAGGGAGTGGGATTCGGAGGGCTGTTGCTAAGTGGTCGATATTGCTAGGTTGGTGGGTTTCTGGATTGTGAAATTTAAGGGTCCATTTGCAAAGTTTTGAATGATCGCGTTTCTCGCACTTTGGTTGCTGAGGACCCTCGTTGCTAAGGACCAAAGTTACCACGATCCCGGTTGCTAAGGTTGCCTGTTGTTAAGGGCAACTATAGTATGTTTGGGGACCCCTGCGGCCCCTTTCTATCTCATTCCTTCAGTTCTTGTGCCTCTCCTAAACCTCCCACCTTCACTGCATCTCCTCTCCCACACTCAACTCTCAGCAGAAGTATCCCTACTTAACATCTCTTGAAAAACTTagccctccctcattctcctggCTCGCACTCGCTACCTTATCCTGCTTAACTCTGAAACCTTCCTTCAGTCCCGTTTCACCTGCTTTTTCCTCCCAAACCTTCCCCTCCTCACACATTCCTCCACtctaaaacatgcctttccccaTCTCCAATAGTTTTACTACCATCCATGACTCCAGGATAATTAGGTTGGTGGGTCCTATTGTCGCCTCCACCACTGTGAACCCTTCATCTGCTTAACTATTTCCCCCCACTGTAACCACgtctgctccccctcctccccagcctctgacCCTCTGGAGAACCAGGCAGGGAAGGTGCAGGAGGCTCAGGTGAGATGGGGAAaagggtggagggaaggagagaaatggacgTGGTTCCACATGCCGCACTGGGGGAGGTGCAAGGGAAGGCTTTTACCCAAGGGCCCTTGGCTTATGGCCCTGATCCCTAAACCCATCTGGGGATTAGTACAGCTCCTGGGAGAATGGCGGCTTCTGGGGACTGTCAAGGAAAATGTATAGCCTCAACCCCTGGTTCCCTTCCATATTGTCCTCATCTCCTATTGTTGCCCCGCCTATCCTCAATCCCTTCTGAACCTCATTTGTGCTAGACCTGGAAAAGACAGTGTTCCAGTTTGATCCCCAAACTCAGGGAGTATGGGGTTGGGGAAAGGACCCTCTAGGGCTCATAAAAGTACTGAAGCTGGCTGTGGTGTCAgctacctgtaatcccagcacagctGGGGGCAGTGTTGGGGAAGGGGTAGGAGGATGAAGAAAGGAGAGGCAGCTTGGGccatatagtgagaccctgattcaaaaaatgaggggggagagggaggacgCACCCCAGGAGTGCAGGGCAAACTTTCTGGGTCAGAGATTATAGAAGATTCTGGCCAAACTCTTCCTTGGTGGAACCCACATGCTGATCTAGGAACAAGACCAAGATATAGCCACAGTGTCATAAGTGAAGTGATATGAGATTTTCTTAAATAAGATTGGAAATGGTGTTCCATGCAAGATATACAGACCTGAGAGCAAGAAGGAGGAGTAAATGTTTCATTAGTTGGGTTGCTGGGTTGGTCATTGATTGATACTCTGCCTGCATTTTAAATGTACATGACCTCGTTTAATCTTTTCAGCATCCCAGTGATGGGAAAAGGCCTTTCATGGCCACATTACAGATGAGGAACTTACTTGGTAAAGACTGTTAACTCCCGAGTCCTTTggatagaaaggaaggaaaggatttgaGACATGGGGAAATGGGCCCCAAAGATTCTGTGGGTTCAGTGGAGAGGTAGGTGAGCCATCTCAAAGATGTTTGAAGACACCTGCCAATGCCTCCAGTTCCCCTAGAGGCCAGGTTGTCCTCACGTGAACCAGAGgagtggctctcaacctt is part of the Rattus norvegicus strain BN/NHsdMcwi chromosome 1, GRCr8, whole genome shotgun sequence genome and harbors:
- the Nfkbib gene encoding NF-kappa-B inhibitor beta translates to MAGVACLGKTADADEWCDSGLGSLGPDAAAPGGPGLVAELSPELSWAPLVFGYVTEDGDTALHLAVIHQHEPFLDFLLGFSAGTEYLDLQNDLGQTALHLAAILGEASTVEKLYAAGAGVLVTERGGHTALHLACRVRAHTCAYVLLQPRPSHPRDASDTYLTQSQDHTPDTSHAPVATDPQPNPGNEEELRDEDWRLQLEAENYDGHTPLHVAVIHKDAEMVQLLRDAGADLNKPEPTCGRTPLHLAVEGQAAGVLALLLKAGADPTARMYGGRTPLGSALLRPNPVLARLLRAHGAPEPEDEDDKLSPCSNSSSDSDSDNRDEGDEYDDIVVHSRRSQNQPPPSPAAKPLPDDPNPA